The Pelecanus crispus isolate bPelCri1 chromosome 29, bPelCri1.pri, whole genome shotgun sequence genome includes a window with the following:
- the LOC142596230 gene encoding class II histocompatibility antigen, B-L beta chain-like: MGTGRVLGAGAVLVALLVLGADLACGGDTSGYAQVQFKADCYFTNGTERVRFVERHTYNRQQFMHFDSDVGHYVADMPWGEASAKYFNSQPDRLEDAQVAVDRYCRHNYGVSTPFIVERRVQPQARVFPVQSSSLPQTDRLACYVTGFYPAEIEVKWFKNGQEETERVVSTDVMQNGDWTYQVLVMLETTPQRGDAYACQVEHVSLQRPVTQHWELQSDAARSKMLTGVGGFVLGLIFLALGLVLYVRKKGASFPRVQSS; the protein is encoded by the exons ATGGGGACCGGTCgcgtgctgggagctggggccgTGCTGGTGGCACTGTTGGTGCTGGGAGCCGACCTGGCTTGTGGCGGGGACACCTCAG GGTATGCACAGGTCCAGTTCAAGGCTGACTGTTACTTCACCAACGGCACCGAGCGGGTGAGGTTTGTGGAAAGGCACACCTACAACCGGCAGCAGTTCATGCACTTCGACAGCGATGTGGGGCACTATGTGGCCGACATGCCCTGGGGTGAGGCCTCAGCCAAGTACTTTAACAGCCAGCCGGACAGACTGGAGGATGCGCAGGTTGCAGTGGACAGGTATTGCCGGCACAACTATGGGGTGTCGACCCCTTTCATCGTGGAGAGGAGAG TTCAGCCCCAGGCGAGGGTCTTCCCCGTGCAGTCGAGCTCCCTGCCCCAGACCGACAGGCTGGCTTGCTACGTGACGGGCTTTTACCCGGCGGAGATTGAGGTGAAGTGGTTCAAGAATGGGCAGGAGGAGACGGAGCGCGTGGTGTCCACGGACGTGATGCAGAACGGAGACTGGACCTACCAGGTGCTGGTGATGCTGGAAACCACCCCGCAGCGCGGGGACGCCTACGCGTGCCAGGTGGAGCACGTCAGCCTGCAGCGCCCCGTCACCCAGCACTGGG AGCTGCAGTCGGACGCTGCCAGGAGCAAGATGCtgacgggggtggggggctttGTGCTGGGGCTCATCTTCCTGGCGCTGGGGCTCGTCCTCTACGTGCGCAAGAAG GGCGCCTCGTTCCCCAGGGTGCAG agCTCCTGA